A region of Anolis sagrei isolate rAnoSag1 chromosome 2, rAnoSag1.mat, whole genome shotgun sequence DNA encodes the following proteins:
- the LOC132779696 gene encoding zinc finger protein RFP, whose protein sequence is MASGDLVKKLCGELACSICLEYFKEPVSLSCGHNFCQACLDQGREEEEVPCPQCREKVPKRGIKRNWKLANLVEIAMEMEKEKGRLCQRHNEPLKLFCKDHDAPICVVCDRSKEHENHQVIPLDEASKEYKDQIWNYLETLKKEREKILAYKADTARERRDLLKKTQREKEKTVAAFRLMHQILEEEERNLLAKMEEVEKEISAKEEEHLARLPEELSSLSKLIQEMEEKHQQPASQLLQDIRSTLEGYKNKEEFETSAAFPPALKWKIWDFRDFTPFLQGVMKQFRVSLESGLQQEKAYVTLDPDTAHPWLTLSEDRRHVTRGEKRQDLPHNPERFNHYPFVLGQEGFTGGRHFWEALVKNEEEWFVGVARKSVQRKGAIPCSPGTGIWTVGKAGGRDVPPSLTRSEEPKTVRVTLNYEGGRVAFYDADSAAPILEYPPASFSGETLLPFFYVNKKTQLELSP, encoded by the exons ATGGCCTCTGGAGACCTTGTGAAGAAGCTTTGTGGGGAACTGGCCTGCTCCATCTGCCTGGAGTATTTCAAGGAGCCTGTGAGCCTCTCCTGCGGGCACAATTTCTGCCAAGCCTGCCTGGATCAAGGccgggaggaggaagaggtcccCTGCCCACAATGCAGGGAGAAAGTGCCGAAAAGGGGCATCAAGCGGAATTGGAAGCTGGCAAACTTGGTGGAGATCGccatggaaatggagaaagaaaaggggagactcTGCCAAAGGCACAATGAGCCCCTGAAGCTCTTCTGCAAGGACCATGACGCCCCCATCTGTGTGGTATGCGACAGGTCGAAGGAGCACGAAAACCACCAGGTGATCCCTCTGGATGAAGCATCAAAGGAGTACAAG gATCAGATTTGGAATTATCTGGAGActctgaagaaggagagagagaaaattctgGCCTACAAAGCAGACACAGCACGAGAAAGGCGAGATTTGCTC AAGAAAAcccaaagagagaaggagaagactgTGGCTGCATTCAGGCTCATGCACCAGATCcttgaagaagaagagaggaatctgctggcaaaaatggaagaggtggagaaggagattTCAGCCAAAGAGGAGGAACATCTGGCCAGACTCCCCGAAGAACTCTCCTCTCTCTCGAAACTCATCCAAGAGATGGAGGAGAAGCATCAGCAGCCAGCAAGTCAACTCCTCCAG GATATCAGAAGCACCTTAGAGGG GTATAAGAACAAGGAGGAATTTGAGACTTCTGCAGCCTTTCCTCCTGCCCTGAAGTGGAAGATCTGGGACTTCCGTGATTTCACTCCCTTTCTGCAGGGTGTCATGAAACAATTCAGAG tctCTCTGGAATCTGGGCTTCAGCAGGAAaaag CATACGTGACTCTGGATCCAGACACAGCCCATCCTTGGCTCACCCTCTCTGAAGATCGCAGGCATGTGACACGTGGAGAGAAACGGCAAGATCTTCCTCACAATCCTGAGAGATTCAATCATTATCCTTTTGTGCTGGGCCAGGAGGGATTTACTGGGGGCAGGCATTTTTGGGAAGCGCTTGTGAAGAATGAGGAAGAATGGTTCGTGGGAGTTGCCAGAAAGTCTGTGCAGAGAAAGGGCGCAATTCCCTGTTCCCCTGGCACTGGGATCTGGACAGTGGGAAAGGCAGGAGGTAGAGATGTGCCCCCATCTCTGACTCGGAGCGAGGAGCCCAAGACGGTCCGAGTGACTCTGAACTATGAAGGAGGTCGGGTGGCCTTTTACGATGCAGACTCAGCAGCCCCAATCTTGGAATACCCTCCAGCCTCTTTCTCAGGAGagaccctccttcccttcttttatgtgaataaaaaaacccaactggagctctctccctaa